From Methylocystis sp. ATCC 49242, one genomic window encodes:
- a CDS encoding efflux RND transporter periplasmic adaptor subunit: MFKPMMIMLACVALLFGGLYGFVSFRSMMIGRFLASMANPPQTVSVTTATYREWRPKLSAIGTFRAVNGADLALETSGIVEKIHFQSGQDVKTGQILLELRKDTDNARLESLKAAAELNAINLRRDQAQLKIRAASQATVDTDVANLRSANAQVVQQEAVIAQKTLLAPFAGRLGIRQIDLGQYIGAGTVIVTLQALDPIFLDFVLPQQDLNGVSVGQAIAATVDAFPGQTFKGKIDAISSKVDLASRNVQIRASLANAERKLRPGMFASIDIATGKPQRLITLPQTAIVYAPFGNSVFLAQKSEEGADKKAPQGSGLVAHQAFVRLGESRGDEVSVLEGVSEGATVVTAGQVKLHNGSPLAISQAPPPPVDADPKPVDQ, translated from the coding sequence ATGTTCAAGCCAATGATGATCATGTTGGCGTGCGTGGCCCTCCTATTCGGAGGTCTTTACGGCTTCGTTAGTTTCCGCTCGATGATGATCGGGCGGTTCCTCGCCTCCATGGCCAATCCGCCACAAACCGTGTCGGTGACGACGGCAACCTATCGGGAATGGCGCCCGAAGCTATCGGCGATAGGCACGTTTCGCGCCGTCAATGGCGCGGACCTGGCGCTCGAAACCTCCGGCATTGTCGAGAAGATCCACTTCCAGTCAGGCCAGGACGTAAAGACGGGGCAAATTCTCCTTGAGTTACGCAAGGATACCGACAACGCCCGGCTTGAATCATTGAAAGCCGCCGCGGAACTCAACGCCATCAACCTGCGCCGCGACCAGGCGCAGTTGAAAATTCGCGCTGCGAGCCAGGCGACGGTCGACACGGACGTCGCCAATCTGAGAAGCGCGAACGCGCAAGTCGTGCAGCAGGAGGCGGTAATCGCGCAAAAGACCCTGCTCGCGCCTTTCGCGGGAAGGCTCGGCATCCGCCAGATTGATCTTGGTCAATATATCGGCGCCGGAACGGTGATTGTGACCTTGCAGGCGCTCGATCCGATCTTTCTCGACTTTGTGCTGCCTCAGCAGGACTTGAATGGCGTCTCGGTCGGACAAGCGATCGCCGCGACCGTCGACGCCTTTCCCGGCCAGACCTTCAAGGGCAAGATCGACGCGATCAGCTCCAAGGTGGATCTCGCGAGCCGCAACGTGCAGATTCGCGCGAGCCTCGCAAATGCCGAACGCAAGCTGCGGCCCGGCATGTTCGCGTCGATCGACATCGCGACCGGCAAGCCCCAGCGCCTCATCACGCTGCCGCAAACGGCGATCGTCTATGCGCCTTTCGGCAATTCGGTGTTCCTTGCGCAAAAAAGCGAGGAGGGCGCGGACAAGAAGGCGCCGCAAGGCTCCGGGCTCGTCGCGCATCAGGCTTTCGTTCGGCTAGGCGAGTCGCGCGGCGACGAAGTGTCGGTGCTCGAAGGCGTGTCAGAAGGCGCCACGGTCGTCACTGCCGGTCAGGTCAAGCTGCACAACGGCTCGCCGCTCGCCATTTCGCAAGCGCCGCCTCCACCGGTCGATGCCGATCCCAAGCCTGTGGATCAGTGA
- a CDS encoding HlyD family secretion protein yields the protein MRLALAVTIAVAAYFAWEKLKPQTLPPGIASANGRIEATEIDIATKIPGRIDRILADEGDFVNAGQVLVEMDTQTLRAQLRQAQADHRRAELNVDATRAQVVQRKAENEAALAGRAQRQAELDAAQRRFERSKQLVKRGTAAVETFDNDRARFEGAKAAVSAAEAQIAATHSAISAAASQAVAAEAAVDAAKAAMDRIQADIDDSALSSPRDGRVQYRVAQPGEVLGAGGKALNVVDLSDVYITFFLPTETAGRVAIGAEARIILDVAPQYIIPATATFVADVAQFTPKTVETAEERQKLTFRVKAKIAPELLKKYLRQVKTGLPGVVYVRLDPHASWPAHLKGELVQ from the coding sequence ATGCGATTGGCCTTGGCCGTGACAATCGCTGTGGCCGCATATTTCGCTTGGGAGAAGCTAAAGCCGCAAACGCTTCCCCCAGGAATCGCCAGCGCCAATGGGCGAATCGAAGCGACGGAAATCGATATCGCGACGAAAATCCCTGGCCGTATCGACAGGATATTGGCCGACGAAGGCGATTTCGTTAACGCGGGGCAAGTGCTCGTCGAGATGGACACGCAAACCCTTCGCGCCCAGCTTCGCCAAGCGCAGGCTGACCATAGACGCGCGGAGTTAAACGTCGACGCCACCCGCGCGCAGGTCGTCCAGCGGAAGGCCGAGAACGAGGCGGCGTTGGCGGGACGCGCCCAGCGCCAAGCGGAATTGGACGCGGCGCAGAGGCGCTTCGAACGCTCCAAGCAATTGGTGAAGCGTGGCACAGCGGCGGTCGAAACATTCGACAACGATCGCGCGCGTTTCGAGGGAGCGAAAGCCGCAGTTAGCGCTGCGGAAGCGCAGATCGCCGCCACGCACTCCGCGATCAGCGCCGCCGCATCCCAAGCCGTCGCCGCGGAGGCGGCGGTCGATGCCGCCAAGGCCGCCATGGATCGCATTCAAGCGGATATCGACGACAGCGCCCTGTCTTCACCGCGAGACGGCCGCGTGCAATATCGGGTGGCGCAGCCGGGCGAGGTGCTCGGCGCCGGCGGCAAGGCGCTCAATGTCGTTGACCTCAGCGACGTATATATAACGTTTTTTCTGCCGACGGAGACTGCCGGACGCGTCGCGATCGGCGCAGAAGCGCGCATAATTCTAGATGTTGCGCCTCAATATATCATTCCGGCGACAGCGACCTTCGTCGCCGACGTCGCCCAATTCACCCCGAAAACGGTCGAAACGGCGGAGGAACGCCAAAAGCTGACGTTCCGCGTCAAGGCGAAAATTGCGCCAGAACTTTTGAAGAAATACCTCCGGCAGGTGAAGACCGGGCTCCCGGGCGTCGTTTATGTACGCCTCGATCCCCATGCGAGCTGGCCCGCCCATCTCAAGGGCGAATTGGTGCAATGA
- a CDS encoding efflux transporter outer membrane subunit produces the protein MILGLLQAAILSGCAVGPNFIAPAAPQGAGYAAGKPANVTQSSPIAGGGAQRLVPGRDIPGEWWRLFRSKQISALVAEAVTNHPNIAAAEAALRQARETTEADAASFLPQATLGQTVARQQMTTAQFGSLAQSSSSSGPRALLFSLHNSNVAVSFTPDVFGKTMRTVESDFAAAEYQRFQLEAAYLALTANVVTAAIADSSYASQIKVTHDLITAYQKQLDILQKRFELGAVSAADVVSEKALVAQAQATLPPLEKARAQTRNQLMAYLGRFPNDDKGEAIDIEHLHLPRDLPLSLSSNLVRQRPDVLSAEAKLHQASADVGVATANMLPQITLTGNGGSQASNFSQLFLPETSVYNLAAQLSGQAFDAGRLFHQREAKLAALEQAEAQYRATVISAFQNVADALQAIKHDAETLRSQVAAEKAAAESLNISQAQYSAGSTTYPTVLNAAQTLLNARINRVQAQAARFSDTAALMQALGGGWWNRLDETPASLPKPTDLISTLPIAAAIRAEAEERSRAR, from the coding sequence ATGATTCTCGGACTGCTCCAGGCGGCGATTCTTTCCGGTTGCGCCGTCGGGCCCAACTTTATCGCGCCCGCGGCGCCCCAGGGTGCGGGCTACGCTGCGGGTAAGCCTGCGAATGTCACGCAATCGTCTCCCATCGCGGGAGGCGGCGCGCAAAGGCTCGTGCCTGGCCGCGACATTCCGGGCGAATGGTGGCGACTATTCCGCTCGAAGCAAATTTCGGCGCTTGTGGCCGAGGCGGTGACGAATCATCCCAACATCGCCGCCGCAGAAGCGGCGTTGCGCCAGGCCAGAGAAACCACGGAAGCCGATGCGGCGTCGTTCCTTCCGCAAGCCACGTTGGGCCAGACCGTCGCGCGCCAGCAGATGACAACGGCGCAATTCGGCAGTTTGGCGCAAAGCTCCTCATCGAGTGGGCCGAGGGCGCTGCTCTTCTCGCTCCATAATTCGAATGTCGCAGTGTCGTTCACGCCCGACGTTTTCGGCAAGACGATGCGTACGGTTGAGAGCGATTTCGCCGCAGCTGAATATCAGCGATTTCAACTTGAGGCGGCCTATCTGGCGCTGACCGCCAATGTGGTGACCGCGGCGATCGCCGATTCCTCCTATGCCTCGCAGATCAAGGTCACGCACGATCTCATCACCGCCTATCAGAAGCAACTCGACATATTGCAGAAGCGCTTCGAACTCGGGGCCGTGAGCGCAGCCGACGTGGTCTCGGAAAAGGCGCTCGTCGCTCAGGCGCAAGCGACGCTGCCGCCGCTCGAAAAGGCGCGCGCGCAGACGCGCAATCAGCTCATGGCCTATCTCGGCCGCTTTCCCAACGACGACAAGGGCGAAGCGATCGACATAGAGCATCTGCATTTGCCGCGCGATCTGCCGTTGAGCCTGTCGTCCAATCTGGTGCGTCAGCGTCCCGACGTGCTTTCGGCTGAGGCGAAATTGCATCAGGCGAGCGCCGATGTCGGAGTCGCCACCGCAAATATGCTGCCGCAGATTACGCTGACCGGCAATGGCGGTAGTCAGGCTTCGAATTTCTCGCAATTGTTCTTGCCGGAGACCTCGGTCTACAATCTTGCGGCGCAGCTGTCGGGACAAGCGTTCGACGCCGGCAGGTTGTTCCACCAGCGCGAGGCGAAGCTCGCCGCGCTGGAACAGGCTGAAGCGCAATATCGCGCGACGGTGATCAGCGCCTTTCAAAATGTCGCCGACGCGCTGCAGGCGATCAAGCACGATGCGGAAACGCTGCGTTCGCAGGTTGCGGCGGAAAAGGCCGCCGCCGAAAGCCTGAATATCTCGCAGGCTCAATATTCGGCGGGCTCGACCACCTATCCGACGGTGCTCAACGCCGCGCAGACGCTGCTCAACGCTCGGATCAATCGCGTCCAGGCGCAGGCGGCGCGCTTCTCCGATACCGCTGCGCTGATGCAGGCGCTCGGCGGCGGTTGGTGGAATCGTCTCGACGAGACTCCGGCGTCGCTACCCAAACCCACCGATCTCATTTCAACCCTGCCAATCGCGGCGGCCATACGCGCCGAGGCTGAGGAACGCTCCCGTGCCCGTTAA
- a CDS encoding TetR/AcrR family transcriptional regulator, with protein MIAAARKLFLDQGFAETSMDAIARSACVSKATLYAYFPSKEALFAHLIEAECRLNASRLQMPDLDMGLVEALRSFARQFVDVYITPESMAFFQAISSERSRFPQLCQLFFDSGPKNELMRVAALLEEAKARGLLTFSDATEAAGHFLSLIRGDLPLHTALGLEPRAEASVAAMVDAGIETFLRAYRVEGAPRFGTKRHKRIAYN; from the coding sequence GTGATTGCGGCCGCCCGGAAATTATTCCTCGATCAGGGTTTCGCTGAGACGAGCATGGATGCGATCGCGCGATCCGCGTGCGTGTCCAAAGCGACGCTTTACGCTTACTTTCCGAGTAAGGAAGCTTTGTTTGCCCATTTGATCGAAGCGGAATGCCGCTTGAACGCCAGCCGTCTACAGATGCCGGATCTCGACATGGGCCTTGTCGAGGCGCTTCGAAGCTTCGCCCGCCAATTTGTCGACGTGTACATTACGCCGGAGTCTATGGCGTTCTTTCAGGCGATATCCAGTGAGCGCTCGCGCTTCCCCCAACTTTGCCAGCTCTTTTTTGACAGCGGGCCGAAAAACGAATTGATGCGCGTTGCAGCGCTGCTCGAAGAGGCCAAAGCCCGAGGTCTTTTGACGTTCTCAGATGCAACTGAGGCTGCAGGCCATTTTTTGAGTCTTATCCGCGGGGACCTACCGCTTCACACGGCGCTTGGTCTCGAACCGAGAGCCGAGGCCTCTGTCGCCGCGATGGTCGACGCCGGGATTGAAACTTTTCTGAGAGCATATAGAGTGGAAGGAGCTCCACGCTTTGGAACGAAGCGTCACAAAAGGATTGCATATAACTAA
- a CDS encoding efflux RND transporter permease subunit → MRFTDIFVRRPVLASVVSLLILVLGLRSLATLPVLQYPRTQNAVVTVMTSYFGADPATVAGFVTTPLENAIAQANGIDYLTSTSQIGVSTITANLRLNYDSGKALTEISTKVDSVINQLPQAVQRPVITVKIGQTTDAMYLGFNSDILTPSQVTDYLIRVVQPRLQSVPGVQTAELIGGKTFALRAWLDPVRLAAYGLTATEVAASLQGNDYIAGLGSTKGQWVQVNLSAATSLHSLEEFRNLVVKQANGANVKLRDVANVTLGADDYESSVSFDGKKAVYIGILVAPNANLLDVVKGVKDAYPDILKTLPKGLNSEIVYDTTNFVNSSIDEVVHTLIEAVLIVTAVVFVFLGSWRSVLIPIMAIPLSLIGSLTFLLAFGFSINLLTLLALVLAIGLVVDDAIIVVENVNRHLAEGLTPVNAALLAARELAGPIIAMTIVLIAVYVPIGFQGGLTGALFVEFAFTLAAAVTVSGIVALTLSPVSCALALKPPIQGAETLESRIIGFIDARMDAVRDRYQVLLASSLNYVPVTLVFGGLVLASIYWLYTNAKSELAPNEDQGIILAQATPAPNATLQQKLYYANEAYKIIAKHPETDSVFQINSPASNLAGMVLKPSEERKVGAEDLQHMLQQELSAVPGVRFVAFQPPPLPGSMGLPIQFVFQSSDPFEKMNGLSREFLSKALATGKFMFLDTDLKIDQPQLSLVIDREKTAQLGLRMIDVGGALTTALSGGYTQYFGLAGRSYKVIPQVAQQFRLNPDQILNYYIKTANGSLVPLSTVAKLETTIVPESLNHFQQINSVTISGVAAPGVIAGEALDALREAARQVLPSTYTIDYAGPSRQFVQESGGFLVTFGFALIIIFLALAAQFESFRDPLIILVSVPMSIAGALAFILLGFGGASINIYTQVGLVTLMGLISKHGILIVEFANELRHAGASKREAILKATAIRLRPILMTTAAMVLGVVPLILASGAGAASRYNMGLVIASGLSIGTLFTLFVLPAVYLVLAADHSKTAQADAAEPSALAKAS, encoded by the coding sequence ATGCGTTTCACTGACATTTTCGTGCGCCGCCCCGTGCTCGCCAGCGTCGTGAGCCTTCTGATCCTCGTGCTTGGCCTGAGATCATTGGCGACTTTGCCCGTGCTGCAATATCCGCGCACGCAGAACGCCGTCGTCACGGTGATGACGTCCTATTTCGGCGCCGATCCGGCGACCGTCGCCGGTTTCGTCACGACGCCGCTGGAAAACGCCATCGCGCAGGCGAATGGCATCGACTATCTCACCTCGACCAGTCAGATCGGCGTGAGCACGATCACCGCCAATCTCCGGCTGAACTATGATTCCGGCAAGGCGTTGACCGAGATCAGCACCAAGGTCGATTCGGTGATCAACCAGTTGCCGCAGGCCGTGCAGCGCCCTGTCATCACAGTCAAGATCGGCCAAACGACCGACGCAATGTATCTTGGCTTCAACAGCGATATCCTCACGCCGAGCCAGGTGACGGATTATCTTATCCGCGTCGTGCAGCCGCGTCTGCAATCAGTGCCAGGCGTGCAGACGGCGGAGCTTATTGGCGGCAAGACCTTTGCGCTCCGAGCGTGGCTCGATCCGGTGAGGCTCGCCGCCTATGGTCTCACCGCCACCGAAGTGGCGGCGTCTCTCCAAGGCAACGACTATATTGCCGGCCTCGGCTCGACCAAGGGCCAATGGGTTCAGGTCAATCTTTCGGCGGCGACCTCGCTCCATTCGCTCGAGGAGTTTCGTAACCTCGTCGTCAAGCAGGCGAATGGCGCCAATGTGAAGCTGCGCGACGTCGCCAATGTCACGCTCGGCGCGGACGACTATGAATCCTCGGTGTCGTTCGACGGCAAGAAGGCGGTTTATATCGGCATACTGGTGGCGCCGAACGCGAATTTGCTCGATGTCGTCAAAGGCGTCAAAGACGCCTATCCGGATATTTTGAAAACGCTCCCCAAAGGCTTGAACAGCGAAATCGTCTACGATACGACGAATTTCGTGAACAGCTCCATCGATGAGGTGGTTCACACACTGATCGAAGCGGTCCTCATCGTCACCGCCGTCGTCTTCGTGTTCTTGGGATCATGGCGCTCGGTGCTGATCCCGATCATGGCGATACCGCTTTCGCTCATCGGCTCTCTGACGTTTCTCCTCGCATTCGGCTTCTCGATCAATCTGTTGACGCTGCTTGCGCTGGTGCTGGCGATCGGCCTCGTGGTCGACGACGCGATTATCGTCGTCGAAAACGTCAACCGCCATCTCGCCGAAGGCCTCACGCCCGTCAACGCCGCGTTGCTGGCGGCGCGCGAACTCGCCGGACCGATCATCGCCATGACGATAGTGCTGATCGCCGTCTATGTGCCGATCGGGTTCCAAGGCGGCCTCACCGGCGCGCTCTTCGTTGAATTCGCTTTCACTCTCGCGGCGGCGGTCACGGTGTCCGGCATTGTCGCGCTGACCCTGTCGCCGGTGAGCTGCGCATTGGCGCTCAAGCCCCCGATCCAAGGCGCGGAAACGCTTGAGTCCCGCATCATCGGTTTTATCGACGCGCGGATGGACGCCGTCCGTGACCGCTATCAGGTACTACTGGCGTCCTCGCTCAATTACGTCCCGGTGACGCTCGTCTTCGGCGGACTGGTTCTTGCGAGCATCTATTGGCTCTACACCAACGCTAAGAGCGAACTCGCGCCAAACGAGGACCAGGGCATTATTCTGGCGCAAGCGACGCCGGCGCCGAATGCGACTCTCCAGCAAAAGCTGTACTACGCTAATGAGGCGTATAAGATCATCGCCAAGCACCCAGAAACTGACAGCGTGTTTCAGATTAATTCGCCAGCTTCGAACCTGGCCGGCATGGTGCTCAAGCCGTCGGAGGAACGCAAAGTTGGGGCCGAGGACTTACAGCATATGCTCCAGCAGGAACTGAGCGCTGTTCCGGGCGTGCGCTTCGTCGCCTTCCAGCCGCCGCCGCTTCCTGGCTCCATGGGTTTGCCGATTCAATTCGTCTTCCAGAGCAGCGACCCTTTCGAGAAGATGAACGGCCTCTCCCGCGAGTTCTTGTCGAAAGCTCTGGCGACGGGAAAGTTCATGTTCCTCGACACCGATCTCAAGATTGATCAGCCGCAGTTGTCGCTGGTCATCGACCGCGAAAAGACAGCGCAACTCGGGTTGAGAATGATTGATGTCGGCGGCGCGCTCACCACCGCGCTGAGCGGCGGCTACACGCAATATTTCGGGCTGGCCGGCCGTTCCTACAAGGTCATTCCGCAGGTCGCCCAGCAGTTTCGGCTGAATCCGGATCAGATACTGAACTACTACATCAAGACGGCGAACGGCTCCTTGGTGCCGCTTTCGACCGTTGCCAAGCTCGAGACCACCATCGTTCCCGAGTCGCTCAACCATTTTCAGCAAATCAATTCGGTAACGATATCGGGTGTGGCCGCACCTGGCGTCATCGCCGGCGAGGCGCTCGACGCGTTGAGAGAGGCCGCGCGCCAGGTATTGCCTTCAACCTATACGATCGACTACGCGGGCCCCTCGAGGCAATTCGTGCAGGAGTCAGGCGGCTTCCTGGTGACCTTCGGTTTCGCGCTAATCATTATCTTCCTCGCGCTCGCGGCTCAGTTCGAGAGCTTTCGCGATCCGCTGATCATCCTTGTGTCCGTTCCTATGTCGATCGCCGGCGCGCTGGCGTTCATCCTGCTTGGCTTCGGCGGCGCGAGCATCAACATCTACACGCAAGTCGGTCTGGTGACGCTAATGGGGCTGATCAGCAAACATGGCATATTGATCGTCGAATTCGCCAACGAGCTTCGCCATGCCGGCGCGTCGAAACGCGAGGCGATTCTCAAGGCGACCGCCATTCGACTGCGCCCCATTCTGATGACCACCGCGGCGATGGTCCTTGGCGTAGTGCCGCTCATCCTGGCCAGCGGCGCAGGCGCGGCTTCACGGTACAATATGGGCCTTGTCATCGCCTCAGGCCTTTCCATCGGCACGCTCTTCACGCTGTTCGTTCTTCCCGCCGTCTACCTGGTGCTGGCGGCGGATCACTCGAAGACCGCGCAAGCTGACGCAGCGGAGCCTTCCGCGCTTGCTAAAGCTTCGTAA
- the rbbA gene encoding ribosome-associated ATPase/putative transporter RbbA, giving the protein MSTGAYSGFVARLHDVGLRYGGDIALDSITLDIPAGAMVGLIGPDGVGKSSLLSLVAGARAVQTGEVEVLGVDMASAAHRNAVCPQIAYMPQGLGKNLYPTLSVAENIDFFARLFGQERQERERRIADLVENTGLAPFVDRPAGKLSGGMKQKLGLCCALVHDPDLLILDEPTTGIDPLSRRQFWDLIDRIRRDRAGMSVIVATAYMEEAARFDWLVTMDGGRTLATGTVEELLTRTKAPTLEAAFIALLPEVRRRMHHAVIIPPRDDKDTEIAIEARDLTMRFGKFVAVDHVGFRIHRGEIFGFLGSNGCGKTTTMKMITGLLPPSEGQAWLFGKEVDPRDLATRQRVGYMSQAFSLYSELTVRQNLELHARLFRLPAETIDARVVEVAEQFDLRAIMDELPGTLPLGQRQRLSLAVAMIHAPAMLILDEPTSGVDPIARDSFWQRLIDLSRRDGVTIFISTHFMNEAARCDRISLMHAGRVLVSGKPDTIIEKREAKNLEEAFIGYLADAVEKDDASPSPFDRLEAHRETFEKTPADPRGRFFFDPKRMFSYARRETLELRRDPIRAAMAMLGTVFLMFIMAYGISMDVENLSFAVLDRDQTTTSQNYVINIAGSRYFTEQAPLADYADLDRRMRSGKLTVAIEIPPGFGRDAARGRPVEIGAWIDGSMPMRAETAQGYLKAMHAQWLRAKIGLASPVNIAIRYRYNPDVKTIMAIVPAVIPLLLMLIPAMLTALSVTREKELGSIINFYVTPTTRLEFLLGKQLPYFALGLLNFLLLTLLSAFWFQVPVKGSFPALFFGAGLYVGAATAMGLVMSSFMRSQVAAIFGTAIATLIPAVQYSGFIYPVSSLDGAGAFIGRIYPTTHFLVITRGAFSKALHFFDLQSAFIPLLIAAPLLLVVCVLLLKKQEV; this is encoded by the coding sequence ATGAGCACAGGAGCTTATTCGGGCTTCGTCGCGCGCCTGCACGACGTCGGCTTGCGATATGGCGGCGACATTGCGCTCGACTCCATCACGCTCGACATTCCCGCCGGCGCGATGGTCGGACTAATCGGACCGGATGGCGTGGGAAAATCAAGCCTGCTCTCGCTCGTCGCCGGCGCGCGCGCCGTACAGACCGGCGAGGTCGAGGTGCTCGGCGTCGATATGGCGAGCGCGGCGCACCGCAATGCCGTCTGTCCCCAAATAGCCTATATGCCGCAAGGCCTAGGCAAGAATCTCTATCCCACCCTGTCGGTCGCCGAGAACATCGATTTCTTCGCCCGCTTGTTCGGTCAGGAGCGACAGGAACGCGAACGACGTATCGCGGACCTCGTGGAGAATACCGGACTGGCGCCCTTTGTGGATCGGCCGGCGGGAAAACTTTCCGGGGGCATGAAGCAGAAACTCGGGCTCTGTTGCGCCCTGGTGCATGATCCCGATCTGCTCATTCTGGACGAACCGACGACGGGCATCGATCCGCTGTCACGCCGGCAGTTCTGGGATTTGATCGACCGCATTCGTCGCGATCGTGCAGGTATGAGCGTGATCGTCGCGACCGCCTATATGGAGGAAGCGGCGCGTTTCGACTGGCTTGTCACGATGGACGGCGGACGAACGCTCGCGACCGGCACAGTAGAGGAACTTCTCACGCGCACGAAGGCGCCGACGCTCGAAGCGGCGTTCATCGCTTTGTTGCCAGAGGTACGGCGACGCATGCATCACGCGGTCATCATTCCGCCGCGAGACGACAAGGACACGGAAATCGCCATCGAAGCGCGGGATTTGACGATGCGATTCGGCAAATTCGTCGCGGTCGATCATGTCGGCTTCCGCATCCATCGAGGAGAGATTTTCGGCTTCCTCGGCTCCAATGGCTGCGGCAAGACCACGACGATGAAGATGATCACCGGCCTGCTGCCGCCTTCCGAAGGGCAGGCCTGGCTCTTCGGCAAGGAGGTAGACCCGCGCGATCTCGCGACCCGCCAGCGCGTCGGCTATATGTCGCAGGCCTTTTCGCTTTATTCAGAACTGACGGTTCGGCAAAATCTGGAGCTGCACGCAAGGCTTTTCCGATTGCCGGCCGAAACAATCGACGCGCGCGTCGTCGAGGTCGCCGAACAGTTCGATCTTCGCGCCATTATGGACGAACTTCCAGGAACGCTTCCTCTGGGGCAGCGGCAACGCCTGTCGCTCGCCGTCGCGATGATTCACGCGCCGGCCATGCTTATCCTCGACGAACCAACGTCGGGGGTCGATCCGATCGCCCGCGACTCCTTCTGGCAAAGGCTGATCGACTTGTCGCGTCGAGATGGGGTGACGATCTTCATCTCGACGCATTTCATGAACGAAGCCGCGCGGTGTGACCGAATTTCGCTAATGCACGCCGGCCGGGTTCTGGTGAGCGGCAAGCCCGACACGATCATCGAGAAACGCGAAGCGAAGAATCTGGAGGAAGCCTTCATCGGCTATCTGGCGGACGCGGTTGAAAAGGACGACGCTTCGCCCAGCCCCTTTGATCGGCTCGAAGCCCACCGGGAGACCTTTGAAAAGACGCCAGCCGATCCGCGAGGGCGCTTCTTCTTCGACCCTAAGCGCATGTTCAGTTATGCGCGTCGGGAGACGCTCGAATTGAGGCGCGACCCGATACGGGCCGCCATGGCCATGCTCGGCACCGTTTTTTTGATGTTCATCATGGCCTATGGCATCAGCATGGATGTCGAGAATCTGTCCTTCGCCGTGCTTGACCGGGATCAGACGACGACGAGCCAAAACTATGTCATCAACATCGCCGGATCGCGCTATTTCACCGAACAGGCGCCGCTGGCTGATTATGCGGATCTCGATCGGCGCATGCGGAGCGGCAAGCTGACCGTCGCGATCGAAATCCCGCCGGGCTTTGGCCGCGACGCTGCGCGCGGTCGCCCAGTGGAAATCGGCGCATGGATCGACGGCTCCATGCCCATGCGGGCCGAGACGGCGCAGGGCTATCTGAAGGCCATGCATGCGCAATGGCTGCGCGCTAAGATCGGCTTGGCTAGCCCAGTCAATATCGCCATCCGCTATCGTTACAATCCCGACGTGAAGACGATCATGGCGATCGTTCCCGCGGTCATTCCGCTCCTGCTCATGCTCATTCCGGCGATGTTGACGGCGCTGAGCGTCACCCGCGAGAAAGAACTTGGCTCGATCATCAATTTTTACGTGACGCCGACGACAAGGCTCGAATTCCTGCTCGGCAAACAGCTACCCTATTTCGCGCTGGGCCTATTGAATTTCCTGCTCCTGACCTTGCTTTCCGCATTCTGGTTTCAGGTGCCGGTAAAAGGCAGCTTTCCCGCACTGTTTTTCGGCGCGGGGCTTTATGTCGGCGCGGCGACGGCGATGGGGCTCGTCATGTCCTCCTTCATGCGCAGCCAGGTCGCCGCGATCTTTGGAACCGCCATAGCGACCCTTATTCCTGCGGTTCAATACAGCGGTTTCATCTATCCGGTGTCGTCGCTCGACGGCGCTGGCGCCTTTATCGGCCGCATCTATCCGACGACCCATTTCCTCGTCATCACGCGCGGAGCCTTCTCTAAGGCTCTCCATTTTTTCGACCTGCAAAGCGCCTTCATTCCCCTGTTGATCGCGGCGCCCCTGCTTCTCGTCGTCTGCGTCCTGCTCCTAAAAAAACAGGAGGTATGA